A region of Paraburkholderia largidicola DNA encodes the following proteins:
- a CDS encoding hybrid sensor histidine kinase/response regulator: MDTNRTLTTIRSGAHQITDHRDDIFFAAVSTTRMPMVVTDPNLPDNPVIFANHAFLRMTGYELTEIIGTNCRFLQGPETDRATLDEVRDAVAHRREIATEILNYRKDGSTFWNALFISPVFNDQGELVYFFGSQLDVSRRRDAEDALHQAQKMEALGQLTGGIAHDFNNLLQVMAGYVDVLQMGLEGNAQNAVMAQSLDRIRGAVAKATTLTQQLLAFARKQKLVGRTVNLNTLADSMVELARRTLGENVSLKTEYEEGLGNCRVDSTQLEVALLNVLLNARDALANQRDGVVTVRTETVELEHQAMVGFADLRTGRYVSIAISDNGCGIPPEILDRVMDPFFTTKDEGKGTGLGLSMVYGFAKQSGGAVNLYSEPGVGTTLRLYFPAVEGNAQRRPSAPKAIEKAGNEMILIVDDRVEVAEVAQAMLEQIGYRTRVVLNTKEAMEILQDGTTVDLLFTDLIMPGNMNGVMLAREARRLLPKIKVLLTTGYADASLERTDASGSEFDIIHKPYRRAELARKVRIVLNGPTGVG; the protein is encoded by the coding sequence ATGGATACCAACCGTACACTCACCACCATTCGAAGCGGCGCGCATCAGATCACCGATCATCGGGACGACATCTTCTTTGCAGCCGTATCGACGACACGCATGCCGATGGTCGTCACCGATCCGAATCTGCCCGACAACCCCGTGATCTTCGCGAACCATGCGTTTCTGCGCATGACGGGCTATGAACTGACGGAGATCATCGGCACCAACTGCCGTTTTTTGCAGGGGCCGGAGACGGATCGCGCCACTCTCGACGAAGTGCGGGATGCCGTCGCGCATCGCCGCGAGATCGCGACGGAGATTCTCAACTATCGCAAGGACGGGTCGACGTTCTGGAACGCGTTGTTCATTTCTCCCGTCTTCAACGATCAGGGCGAACTGGTGTATTTCTTCGGCTCGCAACTGGACGTGAGCCGGCGCCGCGATGCCGAAGACGCGTTGCATCAGGCTCAGAAAATGGAGGCGCTCGGGCAGTTGACAGGCGGTATCGCGCACGACTTCAACAATCTGCTGCAGGTGATGGCGGGTTATGTCGATGTGCTGCAGATGGGCCTCGAAGGCAATGCGCAAAACGCGGTGATGGCGCAGAGCCTCGATCGCATCCGCGGCGCAGTCGCCAAAGCCACGACGTTGACACAACAACTGCTCGCGTTCGCGCGCAAGCAGAAGCTCGTGGGGCGCACCGTCAACCTGAACACGCTAGCCGACAGCATGGTCGAACTCGCGCGGCGCACGCTCGGTGAGAACGTGTCGCTGAAGACCGAGTACGAAGAGGGTCTCGGCAATTGCCGTGTCGACTCGACCCAACTCGAGGTCGCCTTGCTCAACGTGCTGCTCAATGCACGCGACGCACTCGCGAACCAGCGCGACGGTGTCGTGACCGTGCGCACGGAAACGGTCGAACTGGAGCATCAGGCAATGGTCGGATTCGCCGACCTGCGGACGGGGCGCTATGTGAGTATCGCGATCTCCGACAACGGATGCGGCATTCCGCCTGAGATTCTCGACAGGGTGATGGACCCGTTCTTCACGACGAAAGACGAAGGCAAGGGCACGGGCCTCGGATTGTCGATGGTGTATGGCTTTGCGAAGCAGTCGGGCGGCGCGGTGAATCTGTATTCGGAGCCGGGCGTCGGCACCACGTTGCGGCTTTATTTCCCGGCTGTCGAAGGCAATGCGCAGCGTCGTCCGTCGGCGCCGAAGGCGATCGAAAAGGCGGGCAACGAAATGATCCTGATCGTCGACGACCGCGTCGAAGTGGCGGAAGTCGCACAGGCGATGCTCGAGCAGATCGGCTATCGCACGCGTGTCGTGCTGAACACGAAAGAGGCGATGGAGATTTTGCAGGACGGCACGACGGTCGATCTGCTGTTCACCGACCTCATCATGCCGGGCAACATGAACGGCGTGATGCTCGCGCGCGAGGCGCGGCGCCTGCTGCCGAAGATCAAGGTGCTGCTGACGACGGGCTATGCCGATGCGTCGCTCGAAAGGACGGATGCGAGCGGCAGCGAGTTCGACATCATTCACAAACCCTATCGGCGCGCGGAACTGGCGCGCAAGGTGCGCATCGTGCTGAATGGGCCGACGGGTGTCGGTTAG